Genomic window (Megamonas funiformis):
TAATGCTAAATATCATGTAGAGTCCGTTAAATTAACTAAAGAAATTGCTAAAAAATATAATTTAACTAAAAAGAATATGGAGGTAAGAACAAAATGAGTAATGTAACTATTAATAAGATTAAATATCAGGAAAGTTCCGGTAAATTAACTATTGAATATATGAGGACAAATGAAAATAAAAAGCCATCATATCATACATCTATATTTAATGATGAACCTGCACCAGAATTTTTTACAGCATTAAAAAATTTAACTAAACCAACATTAAATATTTTAGGATTAGGAGCATTATTGATAAAACGTATAAAACCTTATGCGGTAAGTTTCAAGTATGCAGAAGATAAAACAATGTCAGCAGTTATTTCTAGTATGTTTTATGTGCCTTCTGCTGATAGAGAGATAGTAGTAAATACACCTCTTATGAAATGTCCTTCTGATGAGGTAGAAGCAAGTCAAGCTGGGTTTTTTAATCAAGAAGCGGTTGACGCTCTTTGGGCATTTGAACAAGAAGCACGCAAGTATTTAGATGGTAAGAGAAATCAAATTTCCTTATTTGGAGAAGATACTGAAGCTGAAACAGTAACAGATGATGTATCTGTAGTTGATATATCAGCACCAAATAATGTTGTACAAATGCCAACAGTGGCACAATAAATAGGAATAGGTGCTTGCCATAAAGACAAGCACCTATCCACGAGGTAAAAAATATGGAATTAAAACCTTTATCTTTAATAATTTCTTTTCGTTCTAATTATGCTAGTAAATTAGATAACGATACCCAGATTTTATATTGGGTATTATGGGACAAATGGAATTATCTTAGGCGACCTACTCAATTTAATATAGATAATAATACATTGATGATAGAAGCTAATTTGAAAAATTATAGTAAGTTAAATGATAAACGAAAAAAACTTATTGAAGCAGGATTGATAGAATATATTCCCAGTAAGACACGAGGTAAAAGCTCAACATATGCTCTAATAAAAAATTATGTTGAAAATGTAACATCAAACCTAAATCAAAACCTAATCCAAAACCCAAAACCAAACCCAAATATAAACCTAAAACAAAACCTAAATGAAACCCAAGAACTCAATAATAATGCGAACTCTTACGACCTCATAACAGAAAATACAAACCTAAAATCAAACCTAACTCAAAACCTAAATACAAACCCAATACCAAACCTAAAACAAAACCCTAATAAGAGTAATAGAGATATAGAGAATAATATATATTTTTTATATACGCACGCACGTGAGGCTATCGACTTTTATAAAAATAACGTAGCAATTGATTTAAGTCCTAATGCTCTTATGGTTTTATCGGATTGTGTAGAAGTACATGGGAAAGATGATACATTAAGGGCAATGCAAGAAACCCAGATAAACATGAGTCATCTCAAAGATGTGGCTTTCATGAAATATGCTAGAGGGATTTTACGAAGTTGGGCAAAATATGGCAAGAAACCGCCGTTAAAATTAAAACAAGAAAATAAGCCTAAAGTTAATAAAGCTGTAGATAGTTTAATGGCTCTTATGGAAGGGTGAAGAAAGATGAATGTAAAAGAAGCAGCTACTCTTTTAAGTTATGTTGTAGCAACAATGCCAAATATACAAGATAAAGATTTAAGTGCCACAGCGAAAGCATGGGCAATTATAATGCCTGATATTTCTTTTGAATTAGGACAACAAGCAGTATTAAAAATACTTCGAGATAAGAAGATACCAACCGTACCATTGCCAGGCGAAATAATAAACACAGTAAAGGAAATAGTGAACGGAGAAAATAAAATTAATGCTCCTAGTGATTATGAAGCATGGCAAGAAGTACGAAGTAAAATAGATTTTTACAAACCTAATCAAAAATGGTCGCACCCAGCAATTGAAGAAACTATAAAAATAATTGGTTCTAGGAATATTTGTGGTGGAGATTATAACGTTGCTGATAGATTTATGAAAGTATATAACCGCATTGTAAAACGTACTAATGACCAATATGAAAATAAAGTAACATTGCAGATTATAGATAATACTCCTAAAAATAAGAGTTTATTAACATTCATAGGTGAACATAAGCAAATAGTATTAGGTCAAAAGGCGGTATAACTATGAAAAAGATATGTATCTGTGGTAAAGAGTTTGAGAGTAAAACAGGTAAAGCAAGATATTGTTCACAAAAATGCAGGTTTAAGGGATATTATCAAACACATAAAGAGTTATGGCATTTCAATAGCATTAAAAATGAAAATAAAATAGCAAAAAAAGAGCAGAAAAAAATAAATGATGAAAAAAATGCTATGTTGCAAAAGCGAAGAAGTGATATTGATTTATTAAAAAAAAAGAACGGGAATAGATAATTATGCACTTGTAGCTTATTACTATGATACAGATAAAATAGATGAACTATTGAAGATAGCTAAATATAGACAAGATAATGGATTGATAAAAATTAGGAATAAAGATGAACAGAGAATAGTTAAATCACATGGTGGGAAAATTACAGGCGAATTTGATTATTTCATGATATCGACAATATAGAAGGGATTTTAAAGATATGAATAATACACCATTTTCTTTTATTTTATTAGGTCAACCAACAACTAAAAAAAATAGTGCAACAATGATAAAAATTAAAGGAAAGAAAAAAGAGATGCCTTCTCTTATACCTAGTAAGGCTTATAAAAAGTATGAGATTAGTTGCAAAAAACAATTAATAAAATCTTATGCTCCTGATAGATTGCCACATTATACAATGCCAGTACAACTAACATGTAAATATTATCTACAGGACAAAGCACATTATCCTGACCTTGTGGGATTAATGCAAGCTACAGCAGATATTTTATCTGATGAACAGAAAACTATAAATGGTAAAAAGAAAACTACTTGTACATGGCTTCTTTCTGATGACAGAATAATAAAAAGCTGGGACGGTACAAAAATAGCAGGATTAGATAAATATAATCCTAGAGTAGAGATAACAGTAACTCCATTAATTACAGATATTACAACTGAAACAGACCCATATATAATAAAACAACTTCAGGAAGAAAATAATTTATTTTAGTGTCATGGATATGGATGAAGAAATATTTTTAAAAGAATGTGAAGAAAAAGTAAGTATAGAAGCGGATTATGTACTTAGAAATTTAGAAAGATTTGCTGAAGAAGAAATGCTTGAATTCGATTGGATAGTATTAGAATTTAAAAAACAATTAAATAGAAAAATAAAGGAACGAGGTATAAAAGATGATGACTTATGAAGAAATGAAAAATAAACATCAAGAGGAATATGATACGTTTGCTAAAGACAAAATTTTCTATATATTTACTTCTAGTAAAGAAGAATTTGAAAAGAAATTAAAAGAATATGGATTGAATGGAGAAGATATTTGTTCTATTGGTTATGGCGGATTTATAAAAAAGAAAGATAAGGAAGAATTAAAAAATCTGACACAAAGACATAGAAAAGAAAAGCAAGAAGCTATAGAACAAGATAAGGACGGAAGCGGATTTATAAAAAGTATGTTTTTGCTTGAATTGTACAACCATGAATTTGCTTATACGTATGATGTTGAAGATACACTGAATGATTTAGGCTATACAATGGAACAAATAAATAGTAATCCAGCACTTAAAAATGGATTAGATTTGGCTATTAAAGCTATTATCAAAGATGACTAAATTATATGTTGGAGAAAGATAAATATGATTTGCAATTTAAAACCTACTAAATTTAAAACAGAGATATCAAGTCAATGTTTAAAAATTGAAGAAGAGTATGAAGAATTAATAAGTGCAGTTTTAGATGAAAATGATAAAAAACATATAGGTGAAGAAACTTGTGATGTAATTGTAGCTTGTCTTACGTTACTAAAACATAATTTTACAGATGAACAAATAAAACACTTATTTAAATTTGTAAATGATAAAAACAGAAAAAGAGGTTACTTGGAAGATAATGAGTAATATTTGTGAACAACGATACTATGAGGCAGACATGGGATATATGTGTTGGATTAATAAGAAACCATGTAATAAAAATAACTGTACATTAAAACATAAATTTGCAAAAGAATTTTCTAAAAAGGTAGTAAAAAATATAAAGGCTGGTGAGTGAATGAGAAAGGAAGGGATAAATCCTCTTACAAATGATGGACAATATGCAGATACAACATATAAAAAAGCTGTTGAGAAAATGGACCGTAGAAAGTTTTTTAAATCCATTTGTAGGAAGGTATTTAAACGTGGTAATGATTTTTTATGGAAGCATTTTAGTATAAAAATGGAAAAAGTAGTTTTTCGTGATGGAGAGACAAATGATAAAAAGGTCATGAAAGAAGGTCAATATGAATAATAAAGAACCTAAGTTGGTAAGAATACCACTAAAGACAGAGCATGAATTTTACGAAAAAGATATTACTATATTAGGAATTGCAGGCATTGTGTTTACTTTAATAGTAGCTGCAATATTTTTAATAGGATAAATCCACTAATTAGGATAGCTAAAATAAGGCTATCCTTTTAGTGTTTATATGAAATAAAGGAGTATAGAAATAATGACTAAAATAGATGAAGCAAAAGAATATTTACAACAGGTATATAAGGCTAAACAAGTATGTTTAAGATGTAATGCAGATTTAGAAGAATTACGTGCAACATCTATTATGTTAATTCCCTCATATAAAGAACGTACAGGTTTTAGTAATATAAAACATGATACCAGTGATTTTATATCTAAATTAGAACAACAGGAAGAAGAAATGGAAAGATTAAAATTAGAATGGCTAAATAAACGTATAGAAATAAAATCTTTTTTAAACAACATAAATATGAGCGAAAATATTAAGAATGTACTTATTTTACGTTATGTTTCTCTTAGAAAATGGGA
Coding sequences:
- a CDS encoding DUF7659 family protein, whose protein sequence is MMTYEEMKNKHQEEYDTFAKDKIFYIFTSSKEEFEKKLKEYGLNGEDICSIGYGGFIKKKDKEELKNLTQRHRKEKQEAIEQDKDGSGFIKSMFLLELYNHEFAYTYDVEDTLNDLGYTMEQINSNPALKNGLDLAIKAIIKDD